One Halopelagius longus genomic window, GATGCCGAGGAGTCCTCGCTCGTCGTACTGGAGTCCGGGTTTCTCCGGAGGGAATTGGCCGTACATGTTCCCCAGTTCGACTATCCGATCTTTCACGCTGATGAACTCGTGAAGTTCACCGTCCTCGCAGTAGTACGCCTGCCCCGTCTGATCGGTGACGAACCACCGGTCGCGGTCCTCCTCGGCGACGGCGAAGGACGTTGGAGCGGTCAATCCGCCGGCAACCTCCTCCAAGCTGACATCGACGCCCTTCTCGAAGAAACCGGCCGCTGCATCGTCGTCACCGCTCGAACTCTCTGTCGCGGCAACTACGGATATCGGAAGCGCCGCGGACGCGCCAATCGCACCCGTCGCCTGTAGAAGTCTCCGTCGTGAGGGGTTCCCTCCGAGTCCGTCAGTACCGTCTTCGGACTGTTCGTTCTTCTCTGTCTCTACGTCCTTCTCGGACTGTGTCGTGGGTTCGTCAGTCATGGTTCAGTTATTTTTGCTATCTCTCGTATCTGACGCTAGTCGGCATTCGTTCGGATGATCCGCATTCTGACGGCAAGCCCGGTTTCTATCGAGCGGTAGACCCTCTGGTGCCTGTTTTGTCACCTCCTCAACACGGGGAATCTTTGCCCGAAGGTATAAAACTAGGGCAGTTGTGCAGAAACCTTAACTACTCCAATTAAGGAGAATGCCCCCTAAGCAGTCGGATATCCGGACTGAAACGACCGTATATTGACTGAGATAACGACGATAAGAAGAACCTGAGAGACAAGACAGTCGAAGATGTGTCACTTTGGCGAACTTTAGCACTCCGGTAGTGTAGAAATGACTGTAACTTCCCTTACAGGCGTATGTCTGTAATACCTCCTCGTGTAGACCGAATAGTTACCGTCTGAGCCCTAAGCTTTAAGCAACTATGTGTGAACAAATCACAGACACCTTATGGGAATTAAAACGAAGGCGAGGGAGATATTCACAAACGTCGTCTACTCTGCGGTGGCCGGAGGTACGAGTGTGAGTACGACGATGCTGTCGGAGCAACGGGAGGCGGTACGCCACCGATGGGCGAGTTGGCGTTTCCAATCGTCTTCGCGATTTCCGATGATTCGGCTTCCAGACGGCTACGAGATCGAAAAAGTGGCGGACGGACTCACGTATCCCACGTCTATCGTCTGGGACGACGAGGGCAACGCGTACGTGGCCGAAGCGGGCGGGGCGTTTCTCGACGAGGAGGACGCCTCGGCGCGAATTCTGCGCTTAGAAGGCGGAGAGGCGACAGAAGTCGTCAATCTGGACGACGAGATATATCCCGCCATCTCGGGGATGACCTGGCACGACGGTGCCTTCTACATCACCCACCGAGAGGATGACCTGTCCGGAGCGGTGTCGAAGGTGACGCCGGACGGGGAGCGCACACAGATACTCGGGGGCATCGTCGACGCCAAGTCGGACCATCAGCTCAACGACATCCGGGTGGGAAGAGACGGGAGGATGTACGCCTGCTCCGGCATCGCAGGCAACTCCGGCTTCATGGATCAGGTCATGATTCCGTTCGTGCAGAAGGCCCCGGACGGACACCCGACCGTCGCCGAGGATATCGTTCTCCGGGGCGTCAACATCGAACTCCCCGACTTCCGCGAGGGGGAGTCGGGAACCGTGCGAACGGGAGCGTTCGTCCCGTTCGGAACCGAAACGGAACCCGGTCAGGTGATCGAAGGACGCGATAAGTGCGGCGGCTCCATCCTCGCTTTCGACCCCGAGAACGCGGAGGACACGGTCGAACCCCACGTGTGGGGGCTACGCAACGCTGTCGGCATCGCGTGGAACCGACGAGGCGAGATGTTCGTCGCCGAAAACGGCTACGACAACGCTCCCGGGCGGCCCATTGTCGACAACTACGACGCCACGTATCGAGTACGAGAGGGTTCGTGGTACGGTTGGCCCGATTTCACGGCCAACATGGACCCCGTCACGAGTCCGAAGTACAAACCCACCTCCTCGGCGGTCGCGCCACCCTACATCGACGGCGAACGGCAGTCTCCGAAGCTGTCTTTCCTGATCGACCACGAGGCGAGCGGTCTAAAGCAGCCGGACAAATCGCTCGTCGCCGGCCTCCACGAGGTGAACTCGTCGCCGTCGAAGCCGGACGTCGCACCCAGGTCCTGGGGTGAGTACGCCGACCACCTGTTCGTCCCCGAGTACGGCGACCTCTCGTGGACCACGAACCCGCTCCGAGACAAACCAGCAGGGTGCAGAATTGCCGTCATCGACACGAAAGGCGACGGTAAACGAGTGCGGCCGTTCATCCAGAACGCAAAGCCGGGCCCGGCGTCGGTGCAGGGGCGCGCCGGGGAGGGACTCGAACGGCCGTACGACGTGAAGTTCGGTCCCGACGGTGCGATGTACATCGTGGACTTCGGCGTGCAACGGATCAACCGCAACCGGATCGCGCAGGGTCACCTTCCGGTCGAATGGGATCGAGAGACCGGCATGGTGTGGAAAGTTACCCCGACCGGCGCTACCAACCGGTGAGACCGTACCCATGCACTACCTACTATCCACGACATCGGAGAACCACCTGCCATGATATCGGGGAACGACGAAGACCTGGCGGCGCTTTTGCACGACATCATCGAGGAGTTTGGATGCACCTCGGGTACCCTCCACCGGGCGGAGGGGAACGAGCTGACTCTCGTCGCACACGAGGGCATCCCGGAACCCGTTCTCGCCAAGATCGAGACGGTTCCGATGGGGAAAGGGATGGCGGGGTTGGCGGCGGAGCGACGGGAACCAATACAGGTGTGCAACTTGCAGACGGACGACACCGGCGTTGCCGAACCCGGTGCGCGCGAGACGAT contains:
- a CDS encoding GAF domain-containing protein yields the protein MISGNDEDLAALLHDIIEEFGCTSGTLHRAEGNELTLVAHEGIPEPVLAKIETVPMGKGMAGLAAERREPIQVCNLQTDDTGVAEPGARETMMEGAIAAPIIGSDDALEGVIGIAKPEPYEFTSTERDRLLRAGTRIEQRL
- a CDS encoding PQQ-dependent sugar dehydrogenase → MIRLPDGYEIEKVADGLTYPTSIVWDDEGNAYVAEAGGAFLDEEDASARILRLEGGEATEVVNLDDEIYPAISGMTWHDGAFYITHREDDLSGAVSKVTPDGERTQILGGIVDAKSDHQLNDIRVGRDGRMYACSGIAGNSGFMDQVMIPFVQKAPDGHPTVAEDIVLRGVNIELPDFREGESGTVRTGAFVPFGTETEPGQVIEGRDKCGGSILAFDPENAEDTVEPHVWGLRNAVGIAWNRRGEMFVAENGYDNAPGRPIVDNYDATYRVREGSWYGWPDFTANMDPVTSPKYKPTSSAVAPPYIDGERQSPKLSFLIDHEASGLKQPDKSLVAGLHEVNSSPSKPDVAPRSWGEYADHLFVPEYGDLSWTTNPLRDKPAGCRIAVIDTKGDGKRVRPFIQNAKPGPASVQGRAGEGLERPYDVKFGPDGAMYIVDFGVQRINRNRIAQGHLPVEWDRETGMVWKVTPTGATNR